The following are encoded in a window of Roseimaritima ulvae genomic DNA:
- a CDS encoding mobile mystery protein B: MNAGRSKGTGLGSSGKDDDTPFDGSGLKLKTIKTRRELNEVEFASILRVTEKYLLSKPSRKIAPFNFDWLLGLHREMLGSIWSWAGEIRSTEKNIGVSPNIIAAELGVIAMEAGKRHNETGALVIATAAEFHHRAVWVHPFEDGNGRWARLLANVWLMQHDQPATLWPATDLRNTESPIRDEYIAAIKAADSRNYGPLIDLHQRFSE, encoded by the coding sequence ATGAACGCTGGTCGTAGCAAAGGTACGGGGCTTGGTTCTAGCGGGAAAGATGACGACACGCCGTTCGATGGATCGGGCCTAAAACTCAAGACGATCAAAACTCGACGCGAGCTCAACGAGGTCGAGTTTGCGTCGATCCTTCGCGTGACAGAGAAATACTTACTGTCGAAACCATCCCGGAAGATCGCGCCGTTCAATTTTGATTGGCTTCTCGGACTCCACCGTGAAATGCTTGGTTCGATCTGGAGCTGGGCAGGAGAGATCCGATCGACTGAAAAGAACATCGGAGTGAGCCCCAACATCATCGCGGCGGAACTCGGCGTCATTGCGATGGAGGCCGGCAAGAGACACAACGAAACGGGCGCTCTCGTGATCGCAACCGCTGCTGAGTTTCATCACCGCGCGGTTTGGGTTCATCCCTTTGAAGATGGGAATGGTCGATGGGCTCGACTATTGGCGAATGTCTGGCTCATGCAACACGACCAGCCAGCAACACTCTGGCCGGCGACCGACTTGCGAAACACAGAGAGTCCGATTCGTGACGAGTACATTGCTGCAATCAAAGCAGCTGACTCGCGAAACTATGGACCGCTGATTGACTTACACCAAAGGTTCAGCGAGTAA
- a CDS encoding sulfatase family protein has product MTLFALAVAAAADENRPNILVILTDDQRFDAMGFVGHPFLETPHVDRIAREGAHLKNAFVTTSLCSPSRASILTGLYAHNHRVVDNYNPIPKGLRYFPEYLQEAGYETAFIGKWHMGGMIDHVQPGFDHWISFKGQGVYFGDLDEAKVKGRYVPQVNRDGFNINGKRVPQEGYVTDILDRFSREWIEDRKGDKPWMLYLSHKAVHADFLPANRHAYSYEDAPFVRPKSWFESPEEFTDVPRWVQHQRNSRHGVEFAYYTNLNIETYYKRYCETIRAIDESTGRIMKLLESRGELDNTLILYLGDNGFLFGEHGLIDKRCAYEASIRIPMVMRCPQQFDGGQTVDEVVANIDVAPTLLDAAGIDKPKHMDGESFLPLLQGKDVDWRDYLLYEYYWERNYPQTPTMHALVGKRYKYIRYHGIWDTDELFDLEKDPGEKHNLINDPEHQQLISQLNTKLFEVLKETKGTEMPILQDRGTKFLHRKDEGTRGTDFPDWFYRKPEASWQPDPNKTK; this is encoded by the coding sequence ATGACGTTATTTGCTTTGGCTGTAGCTGCCGCTGCCGATGAGAATCGCCCAAATATTCTGGTCATTCTGACGGATGATCAGCGTTTCGACGCCATGGGGTTCGTGGGGCATCCTTTCCTCGAAACTCCCCATGTCGATCGGATCGCCAGGGAGGGAGCTCACCTCAAAAACGCTTTTGTCACCACGTCGCTTTGCTCGCCCAGTCGCGCTTCGATCCTAACCGGACTCTACGCTCACAATCACCGGGTCGTCGATAATTACAACCCGATTCCGAAGGGGCTCCGGTACTTTCCTGAGTATCTGCAGGAAGCCGGTTACGAGACGGCCTTCATCGGCAAATGGCACATGGGCGGGATGATTGATCACGTGCAACCGGGATTCGATCATTGGATCAGCTTCAAAGGACAGGGTGTGTACTTTGGAGATCTCGATGAAGCCAAAGTGAAGGGACGTTACGTCCCGCAAGTCAATCGGGACGGATTCAATATCAACGGAAAACGCGTTCCCCAGGAAGGGTACGTCACCGATATCCTCGACCGTTTCAGCCGCGAGTGGATCGAGGATCGCAAGGGAGATAAGCCATGGATGCTGTACCTGTCCCACAAAGCCGTGCATGCCGACTTTCTCCCGGCAAACCGCCATGCCTACTCCTACGAAGATGCTCCTTTCGTGCGTCCCAAAAGCTGGTTTGAAAGTCCTGAAGAATTTACCGATGTCCCTCGATGGGTACAACATCAACGGAACAGTCGGCACGGTGTCGAATTCGCCTACTACACCAACCTAAACATCGAAACCTATTACAAACGCTATTGTGAAACGATCCGGGCGATTGATGAGAGCACGGGGCGAATCATGAAACTGCTGGAGTCCAGGGGCGAATTGGACAATACGCTGATTCTCTATCTGGGAGACAACGGCTTTTTGTTCGGTGAACATGGACTGATCGACAAACGTTGCGCGTACGAGGCGTCCATCCGGATTCCGATGGTAATGCGATGTCCGCAACAGTTTGATGGCGGCCAGACCGTTGACGAAGTGGTGGCCAATATTGACGTCGCGCCGACACTGCTCGACGCCGCGGGCATCGACAAACCGAAACACATGGATGGCGAGTCATTCCTTCCGCTGTTGCAGGGCAAAGACGTCGATTGGAGAGACTACCTGTTGTACGAGTATTACTGGGAGCGGAATTATCCTCAGACGCCGACGATGCACGCCCTCGTCGGTAAACGATACAAGTACATTCGGTATCACGGAATCTGGGATACCGATGAGCTGTTCGACCTGGAGAAGGATCCTGGCGAAAAACACAATCTGATCAACGATCCAGAGCACCAGCAGTTGATCTCGCAATTGAACACGAAGCTGTTTGAAGTGCTGAAAGAAACGAAAGGAACCGAAATGCCCATTCTGCAGGATCGGGGCACCAAGTTTCTCCACCGCAAGGACGAAGGGACCCGGGGCACTGATTTTCCAGATTGGTTTTACCGAAAGCCTGAGGCCTCGTGGCAACCGGACCCGAACAAAACAAAGTGA
- a CDS encoding ankyrin repeat domain-containing protein: MKIRDSNHEAMVEAICDGKLPEVKQWLDKGVSPDGPPQCPAFARPLALALSNGHLEIAELLVARGASPSTGFNALNDCIDNSDLSEWIDRLIVDAHPDFSKSFQEAFVHACEEGKREIAEKVLAVCPTPAEFTFRRCPLGQAICSQQTEIALWLLEIGFGPQSHLANEKPPVVYAVVADEPKVLERLIEKGQPVDQKVSGHQTVFTCIPKLYSRLRHVRDFPKNDKYEVFHEGSLLHVAAVAGSPKCAAVLLQAGLDPQITDSEGRTPTMLAAIGGKHTADVLKLLPEPDLSDRTAVIDLMARGLHDDDANAVMTAIEHGFDVSTSIKTTFGVVWTPLTFAAIRGDIAVVQALFDAGADIDRSDWTDRKRPEMKGIRYLYNNGGLATFSDPAAPIDRTALGWAALHGNVDVIKFLLDAGADRSRLDALSMTALHNAALGNRPKVISFLVDSGFDLHAEAFDRMTPLHVAAEVNAIASVKKLLELGADPARLNKRGESPYLAAKEMGNPGAYRALESHTPEELRKKKRKPKPPPPSLMGGNEERKDILAAAKKRFGKEAKQLCNKNTVDRLASQTSTDEFIAVAETIRKKMRAAELQRRANTPQILWCQNVKITDARLLKLQSEFLPKSVYLTRGLLRDDGGATVHIVPTSNLFENFVAFYTNGINSGIHHELMLAWLMDLHARYPYDLVSVGHDGLEPRFISPPTDREALMRELLTICPPEDDEQTATNWLRKRLKSKTPQPFFWWD, encoded by the coding sequence ATGAAGATACGTGATTCAAATCACGAGGCGATGGTGGAAGCGATATGCGATGGAAAGCTGCCCGAGGTGAAGCAATGGCTGGACAAGGGAGTTTCGCCTGACGGACCACCGCAGTGTCCCGCTTTTGCCAGGCCTCTAGCCTTAGCGTTAAGCAACGGTCACCTTGAGATTGCTGAACTGTTGGTCGCCCGAGGTGCGAGTCCCAGCACTGGCTTCAATGCGTTGAACGATTGCATTGACAACTCGGACCTGAGCGAATGGATTGATCGGCTGATTGTCGATGCGCACCCCGACTTCAGCAAGAGTTTCCAGGAAGCGTTCGTGCATGCGTGTGAGGAGGGCAAGCGTGAAATTGCTGAAAAAGTGTTGGCGGTTTGCCCAACGCCTGCCGAGTTCACATTTCGTCGATGTCCACTCGGGCAAGCGATCTGTTCACAGCAAACAGAGATCGCATTGTGGCTGCTTGAGATTGGATTCGGGCCGCAAAGTCATCTTGCAAATGAGAAACCGCCCGTCGTTTACGCGGTCGTCGCAGATGAACCGAAGGTACTCGAACGATTGATCGAGAAAGGCCAGCCAGTCGACCAAAAAGTGAGTGGCCATCAAACTGTCTTTACGTGCATACCCAAGCTGTACTCACGACTTCGTCACGTGAGAGACTTTCCCAAAAACGACAAGTACGAGGTGTTTCACGAAGGCAGTCTTTTGCATGTGGCAGCGGTTGCAGGCAGTCCGAAGTGTGCGGCGGTGTTGCTACAGGCCGGACTGGACCCTCAGATCACCGACAGTGAGGGACGCACGCCGACCATGTTGGCGGCCATCGGTGGAAAGCACACGGCTGACGTTTTGAAACTATTACCCGAACCGGACCTCAGTGATCGTACAGCGGTGATTGATCTAATGGCACGAGGGCTCCATGACGATGATGCCAACGCCGTGATGACTGCGATCGAACACGGCTTCGATGTTTCGACGTCCATCAAGACAACATTCGGCGTGGTATGGACGCCGTTGACGTTCGCTGCGATCCGCGGCGACATAGCCGTGGTGCAAGCCTTGTTCGATGCCGGCGCTGACATCGATCGATCGGATTGGACCGATCGCAAGCGACCAGAGATGAAAGGGATTCGCTATCTGTATAACAATGGTGGCTTAGCAACGTTTTCCGATCCGGCTGCTCCGATCGACCGAACCGCTCTCGGCTGGGCGGCATTGCACGGGAACGTTGATGTTATCAAGTTCTTGCTCGATGCAGGTGCTGATCGTTCTCGCCTAGATGCATTGTCAATGACGGCGCTGCATAACGCCGCCTTGGGGAATCGTCCGAAAGTCATTTCATTTCTTGTCGATTCAGGGTTCGATCTGCACGCCGAAGCGTTTGACCGAATGACTCCGTTGCATGTGGCGGCCGAGGTCAACGCAATTGCTTCGGTTAAGAAGTTGTTGGAACTCGGGGCAGACCCGGCGCGGTTGAACAAACGTGGCGAAAGTCCTTATCTCGCCGCGAAAGAGATGGGGAATCCGGGGGCCTATCGAGCTTTGGAATCGCACACGCCTGAAGAATTGCGGAAAAAGAAACGCAAGCCGAAACCACCACCTCCGTCGCTGATGGGAGGCAATGAGGAACGCAAGGACATCTTGGCGGCTGCCAAGAAGCGATTCGGGAAAGAGGCCAAGCAACTCTGCAACAAGAATACCGTTGATCGCTTGGCAAGCCAAACCAGCACGGACGAATTTATTGCAGTCGCCGAAACCATTCGCAAAAAAATGAGGGCGGCGGAATTGCAACGTCGGGCCAATACCCCACAAATCCTCTGGTGCCAGAATGTGAAGATCACCGACGCAAGATTACTGAAGCTTCAATCGGAGTTCCTGCCGAAGTCTGTCTATCTAACTCGGGGCCTGTTACGCGACGATGGTGGTGCAACCGTGCACATTGTTCCCACCAGCAACCTGTTTGAAAACTTTGTCGCGTTTTATACCAATGGAATCAACTCGGGGATTCATCACGAGCTGATGCTCGCTTGGCTGATGGACTTGCATGCTCGCTATCCCTACGACCTGGTCAGCGTTGGTCACGATGGGCTGGAACCTCGGTTTATATCGCCACCCACAGACCGAGAGGCGCTGATGCGAGAATTATTGACGATCTGTCCTCCTGAGGATGACGAACAGACGGCAACGAACTGGCTGCGCAAACGTTTGAAAAGCAAAACACCGCAGCCGTTTTTTTGGTGGGATTGA
- a CDS encoding helix-turn-helix domain-containing protein produces MPLPEIVARIQERKRELDISGSDLARRSGVSRATVIRILGGEDHEFSFANLQAILLALGISLDLTEIPAEQFRDQIATAKAKRLIALTQGNVALESQAVSRASAQSHLEAAKARIASSSRKLWAP; encoded by the coding sequence ATGCCCCTTCCCGAAATAGTCGCCCGCATCCAAGAACGAAAACGAGAGCTCGATATCTCTGGTTCGGATCTTGCGCGCCGCAGCGGCGTTTCGCGGGCCACGGTCATTCGGATTCTCGGCGGTGAGGACCATGAATTCTCGTTCGCAAACTTGCAGGCCATTCTGCTCGCCCTGGGTATCTCTCTCGATCTAACAGAGATTCCCGCCGAGCAATTCCGAGATCAGATTGCCACTGCAAAAGCCAAACGTTTGATTGCACTTACGCAGGGCAATGTGGCGCTCGAGTCCCAAGCTGTCTCGCGGGCTTCGGCTCAATCGCATCTCGAAGCAGCGAAAGCTCGCATTGCATCGTCCAGTCGAAAACTGTGGGCCCCATGA